A single Osmerus mordax isolate fOsmMor3 chromosome 7, fOsmMor3.pri, whole genome shotgun sequence DNA region contains:
- the bcap31 gene encoding B-cell receptor-associated protein 31, producing MSLQWTAVATFLYAEVFFVLLLCIPFISPKRWSKIFKSRLLQAIANYGNSWFMVAIAILVFLLIDAFREVRKYSVTEKVDLTNNPVAIEHIHMKLFRAQRNEYIAGFALLLCLLLRRLATLLSQQATMMASNEAFKKQAESASDAARKYMEENDKLQEKLRDAGVDIPEVGKKGSGGGGVEEENKTLKTEVKSLKEELDATKKALQKSDSDVKAMKKQAGNLTVEYDRLLEEHSKLQACIDDQQDKKSN from the exons ATGAGCCTCCAATGGACAGCCGTAGCCACCTTCCTCTACGCTGAGGTCTTCTTTGTCCTCCTGCTCTGTATACCATTCATCTCCCCCAAGAG ATGGAGTAAGATCTTCAAGTCTCGGCTTCTGCAGGCCATTGCTAACTATGGCAACAGCTGGTTCATGGTGGCCATAGCCATCCTGGTGTTCCTGCTCATTG ATGCGTTCCGAGAGGTGAGGAAGTACAGCGTGACAGAGAAGGTGGACCTGACCAACAACCCCGTGGCCATCGAGCACATCCACATGAAGCTGTTCAGAGCCCAGAGGAACGAGTACATTGCCGGCTTCgctctgctgctctgcct gCTACTGAGACGTCTGGCCACCCTCCTGTCCCAGCAGGCCACCATGATGGCATCCAACGAGGCGTTCAAGAAGCAGGCAGAGAGCGCCAGCGACGCCGCCAGGAAGTACATGGAGGAGAACGACAAGCTGCAGGAG aagctgcGTGATGCTGGTGTTGACATTCCGGAGGTGGGGAAGAAGggatcagggggaggaggagtggaagaggagaacaAGACTCTGAAGACCGAGGTCAAGTCACTGAAAGAGGAGCTGGATGCCACCAAGAAAG CCCTGCAGAAGTCTGACAGTGATGTGAAAGCTATGAAGAAACAGGCGGGGAACCTGACTGTGGAGTACGACCGCCTACTGGAGGAACACTCCAAGCTGCAG gcCTGCATTGATGATCAGCAGGACAAGAAATCCAACTAA
- the pnck gene encoding calcium/calmodulin-dependent protein kinase type 1B — translation MPLLKEGRKRAEDISAVYELREKLGEGSFSEVRVGQHRRTHRRVAVKCIRKRALKGKEAMLENEINVLRRINHTNIVSLEETFETSTKLYLVMTLVTGGELLDRILERGSYTEKDASRVIQQVLQAVQYLHQLGIVHRDLKPENLLFETPAADSKIVISDFGLSKMEDQGVLSTACGTPAYVAPELLQQKSYGKEVDLWALGVITYILLCGYPPFYDENDSHLYRQIIKAEYEFDSPYWDQISISAKDFIPHLLQKEPERRYNCERALRHPWISGGAALEKNIHESVSEQIQKNFAKSQWKRAFNATMVVRHLSKKTQAAGEAGETRRAGETRLAGEEGTKSKDAQQADKS, via the exons ATGCCCCTCCTGAAGGAAGGCAGGAAAAGAGCAGAGGACATCTCAGCTGTGTACGAGCTGAGAGAGAAGCTGGGAGA gggaTCTTTCTCTGAGGTGAGGGTTGGTCAGCATCGACGCACCCACAGACGTGTAGCAGTCAAATGCATCCGCAAGAGGGCGCTCAAGGGCAAGGAGGCCATGCTGGAGAACGAGATTAACGTGCTGCGCAG GATCAACCACACCAACATAGTGTCCCTGGAAGAGACCTTTGAGACGTCTACAAAGCTCTACCTTGTCATGACTCT AGTGACAGGGGGAGAACTACTGGATCGCATCCTAGAGAGAGGCAGCTACACAGAGAAGGATGCCAGCCGGGTCATCCAGCAGGTGCTACAGGCTGTTCAATACCTGCACCAGCTGGGCATCGTTCACAGAGACCTCAAG CCTGAGAATCTGCTGTTTGAGACTCCCGCAGCAGACTCCAAGATCGTCATCAGTGACTTCGGCCTGTCCAAGATGGAGGACCAGGGAGTGCTGTCTACCGCTTGTGGGACCCCCGCTTACGTGG CCCCAGAGTTACTGCAGCAGAAGTCCTATGGTAAAGAGGTGGATCTGTGGGCCTTGGGAGTCATCACCTACATACT GTTGTGTGGGTACCCTCCCTTCTATGATGAGAACGACTCCCACCTCTACCGACAGATCATCAAGGCTGAGTACGAGTTTGACTCTCCTTACTGGGACCAGATCTCCATCTCAG CAAAAGACTTCATCCCCCACTTGCTGCAGAAGGAGCCTGAGAGGAGATACAACTGTGAGAGGGCCTTGAGGCATCCTTG GATCTCGGGTGGAGCAGCCCTGGAGAAAAACATTCACGAGTCAGTCAGCGAGCAGATCCAGAAAAACTTTGCCAAGAGCCAATGGAAG AGAGCCTTTAATGCCACAATGGTGGTGCGTCACCTCAGCAAGAAGACccaggcagcaggagaggcGGGGGAGACGAGGCGGGCGGGGGAGACGAGGCTGGCGGGGGAGGAAGGGACAAAGTCCAAGGATGCACAGCAAG cCGACAAGTCCTAA